In the genome of Candidatus Cloacimonadota bacterium, one region contains:
- a CDS encoding class I SAM-dependent RNA methyltransferase produces the protein MKTIEYQEKGSYFAIVAGSLERHAAAELGELGAGVGREVPRGLHFSCDQETLYRVLYTSRLVQRVLAPLATFACPDEKLLYRKARDLIDWASLFPVDTSFGIQANVSSSRIRHSLYAGQVLKDAICDSFRDKTGQRPDFSTRQAPVNFNLHLHADRATISLDLSGVSMHKRGYRKAGGAAPLQETLAAAMIRLSGWDGSRKLLDPMCGSGTILAEALMHFCRVPAAWLRQDSGYQFLPDHSPDLFKKVKAAADAEIRPLPEGLIQGSDMHAGNVQTARENLALLPGGDRVELQASRFQDLGRESGRCVISNPPYGVRLEDSSSAERLYNELGDFLKQKCPDSESYILCGNKNLVPQLRLRAHWKKNLKNADLEVVLAKIVVR, from the coding sequence ATGAAAACAATTGAGTATCAAGAAAAGGGAAGCTATTTCGCGATAGTGGCGGGAAGTTTGGAGCGCCACGCGGCGGCGGAACTGGGCGAACTCGGCGCCGGGGTGGGCCGGGAAGTTCCGCGGGGACTGCATTTCAGTTGCGATCAGGAAACGCTGTACCGGGTGCTTTACACATCCAGGCTGGTCCAGAGGGTGCTGGCGCCGCTGGCCACCTTTGCCTGTCCAGACGAAAAACTGCTTTACCGCAAAGCGCGGGACCTGATCGATTGGGCCTCGTTGTTTCCGGTGGACACCAGTTTTGGGATCCAGGCCAACGTGAGTTCCAGCAGGATCCGGCACTCGCTTTACGCGGGCCAAGTGCTCAAAGACGCCATTTGCGACAGCTTTCGCGACAAAACCGGGCAGCGTCCGGATTTCAGCACCAGGCAGGCACCGGTGAATTTCAACCTCCACCTCCACGCCGACCGGGCCACCATTTCGCTGGACCTCTCCGGCGTGAGCATGCACAAACGCGGCTACCGCAAGGCTGGCGGCGCCGCCCCGCTGCAGGAAACCCTGGCCGCCGCGATGATCAGATTGTCGGGTTGGGATGGCTCCAGAAAACTGCTGGACCCCATGTGCGGCAGCGGGACCATTCTGGCGGAGGCTTTGATGCATTTCTGCCGTGTCCCGGCGGCCTGGCTGAGGCAGGACAGCGGTTACCAGTTTTTGCCAGACCACTCCCCGGACCTCTTCAAGAAAGTGAAAGCAGCCGCCGACGCGGAGATCCGCCCCCTGCCGGAAGGCCTGATCCAAGGTTCAGACATGCACGCGGGCAATGTTCAGACCGCCAGGGAAAACCTGGCCCTGCTGCCGGGCGGGGACAGAGTCGAGCTGCAAGCCTCCCGGTTTCAGGACCTGGGGCGGGAAAGCGGCCGCTGCGTGATCTCCAACCCGCCTTACGGGGTGAGGCTGGAGGACAGCAGCAGCGCGGAACGGCTCTACAACGAACTGGGGGATTTCCTCAAGCAAAAGTGCCCGGACAGCGAATCCTACATCCTTTGCGGCAACAAAAACCTGGTGCCGCAACTGCGGCTGCGGGCGCACTGGAAGAAGAATCTGAAGAACGCGGATCTGGAAGTGGTGCTGGCGAAGATCGTGGTGCGCTAG
- a CDS encoding MBL fold metallo-hydrolase, with product MFQTSVLVSGSKGNAVLVRTGEVALLLDAGVAAKTILAALDALGVGYNELKAVLVSHEHSDHTRGVGVLARKLKIPLYINAGTLDQCAHRLGDLPAGVRYFETGRGFSIRDLEIHPFASSHDAADSCNFTFTRNGDDERKLGVATDLGFPTALAVNKLKHCTTLVLESNHDERMLMNGPYDWALKQRIKSINGHLSNLQAVGVVSQVMHHGLQNLVLAHLSEINNDPQLALQTMRAYLQTIRSDIQLLVADQYRHTPLLNI from the coding sequence ATGTTCCAAACCTCGGTGCTGGTGAGCGGTTCCAAGGGCAACGCCGTCCTTGTGCGCACCGGCGAAGTGGCGCTGCTGCTGGATGCTGGAGTGGCGGCCAAAACCATCCTGGCGGCCCTGGACGCCTTGGGCGTTGGCTACAACGAGCTGAAGGCCGTGCTGGTGAGCCACGAGCATTCGGACCACACCCGCGGGGTGGGGGTCCTGGCCCGCAAGCTCAAAATTCCGCTCTACATCAATGCAGGCACGCTGGACCAGTGCGCCCACCGCCTCGGCGATCTTCCCGCCGGCGTCAGATACTTCGAAACCGGCCGCGGCTTCAGCATCCGCGATCTGGAGATCCATCCTTTTGCCTCCTCCCACGACGCCGCGGACAGCTGCAACTTCACTTTCACCCGGAACGGTGACGATGAACGCAAGCTGGGCGTGGCCACCGATCTGGGCTTTCCCACCGCGCTGGCTGTGAACAAGCTGAAACATTGCACCACCCTGGTTTTGGAGAGTAACCACGATGAGCGCATGCTGATGAACGGACCCTACGATTGGGCCCTGAAACAGCGCATCAAAAGCATCAACGGCCACCTTTCCAACCTCCAGGCGGTGGGTGTGGTGAGCCAGGTGATGCATCACGGACTGCAAAACCTTGTCCTGGCCCACCTCAGTGAGATCAACAACGATCCGCAGCTGGCCCTGCAAACCATGCGCGCCTATTTGCAAACCATCCGCAGCGACATTCAACTGCTGGTGGCGGACCAGTATCGGCACACCCCCCTGCTGAATATCTGA
- a CDS encoding HD domain-containing protein produces the protein MTDHIDISEFKDHLGKEINGFYLVAEKELRDGKNDQYLRLRLQDRSGTIAGNVWKDAKNISETFAAGDVVHLKALVNSYKEQIQLNVSQVRFADHSEYRIEDFVTRSKKDPDALAEQFFAFVDKVENVWLHKLLRAVFDDKEVFARFLQAPAAKGWHHNYMHGLIEHTVSVATLCDFVSVMYPVNRDLLLSGALLHDFGKIFEYNAKPAIDFTEVGRLIGHLSLSDQYICEQARLITGFPDDILLNLRHMILAHHGEYEKASVRLPQTLEALVLHLCDNLDAQSVGVAQMLEAAPENAVWSEYDKLNNRYYHLTKI, from the coding sequence ATGACTGACCACATCGACATTTCGGAATTCAAGGACCACCTCGGCAAAGAGATCAACGGCTTCTATCTGGTGGCGGAAAAGGAACTGCGCGACGGCAAGAACGACCAGTATCTGCGCCTGCGTTTGCAGGACCGCAGCGGCACCATCGCCGGCAATGTTTGGAAAGACGCCAAAAACATCAGCGAAACTTTCGCCGCGGGTGACGTGGTGCACCTGAAAGCCCTGGTGAACAGCTATAAGGAACAGATCCAGCTGAATGTTTCCCAGGTCCGCTTTGCCGACCACTCCGAATACAGGATCGAGGATTTCGTCACCCGCAGCAAGAAGGATCCGGACGCCCTGGCGGAGCAGTTCTTTGCCTTTGTAGACAAGGTGGAGAACGTTTGGCTGCACAAGCTGCTGCGCGCCGTCTTTGACGACAAGGAGGTCTTCGCCCGTTTTCTGCAGGCCCCCGCGGCCAAAGGCTGGCATCACAACTACATGCACGGGCTCATCGAACACACTGTGTCCGTGGCCACCCTCTGCGATTTCGTTTCGGTGATGTATCCCGTGAACCGGGACCTGCTGCTCTCCGGAGCGTTGTTGCACGACTTTGGCAAGATCTTCGAATACAACGCCAAACCCGCGATCGATTTCACCGAAGTGGGGCGCTTGATCGGCCATCTCAGCCTCAGCGACCAGTACATCTGCGAACAGGCCAGGCTGATCACCGGTTTTCCTGACGACATCCTGCTCAATTTGCGCCACATGATCCTGGCCCACCACGGCGAATATGAAAAAGCCTCCGTGCGCTTGCCCCAGACCCTCGAGGCGCTGGTTCTGCACCTCTGCGACAACCTGGACGCCCAGAGCGTGGGCGTGGCCCAGATGCTGGAAGCGGCACCGGAAAACGCTGTCTGGAGCGAATACGACAAGCTGAACAACCGCTATTACCACCTCACCAAGATCTGA
- a CDS encoding T9SS type A sorting domain-containing protein, translating to MKLCLILALSLLCGLSFALGTLPGSGQNVWPAEDREYNFAYHNGSDDYHFYGADIWAVRFNFAEVYPETFASEFAVDKALLWLPQTGDSVRVELFADSYGGPGASLAWAKVPVMANQVEIPFANPVQGDSLWLVVTYATNFANRFVAASAGGGEHSYYWNTNSINPYFQSLATAGFGAELLFGLAGNFVLNAPDLQLADLELEGVLQPRQMVGPSFTIFNHSDLPISDAVVLINYSSPLAGFAFADSLLVVDPIPPRSEYAFNAQSPNFADHQFILPDQPLQLKLRATLSSAQAVGEPTANNSSVIHRFSLAEAYPVWLVENFLRNGSSAQITTIQDPYAFPDVHVLNYFPILSDSLANVAAQIRFNWYSFNSLPRTAVNGDLRLNGFSPAYGTQYEQHCLTAQDLKSFVSSSNCRFEHIAQNDLLSAELTLSNANTLLYNSATEYNLINSSRLSVGLFKKVFFDGAERFVIDRWITHGAPLNGPLGAGEEIRLNFNLSLSDLSLAELAQNYRLYYWLQLAGGGRILYSAYSDIVDVVAAQDEVQPVPELRISPNPLRGGGCLRICLDKGQKLGPLQIYNLRGQKIMDLEAGQPEITLAASEFPASGIYLLRVQIALPRGGTTTVFKKINIIK from the coding sequence GTGAAACTCTGCCTGATCCTGGCGCTGAGCTTGCTTTGCGGCCTATCCTTTGCCCTGGGCACGCTTCCCGGCAGCGGCCAAAACGTCTGGCCCGCTGAAGACAGGGAATACAATTTTGCCTACCACAACGGCAGCGACGACTATCATTTTTACGGCGCTGACATCTGGGCGGTGCGCTTCAATTTCGCGGAGGTCTATCCGGAAACATTCGCCAGCGAGTTTGCAGTTGACAAAGCTCTTCTCTGGCTGCCGCAGACGGGTGATTCGGTGCGGGTGGAATTGTTTGCGGATTCCTACGGAGGGCCTGGTGCCAGCCTGGCCTGGGCCAAAGTGCCGGTAATGGCCAATCAGGTGGAGATCCCTTTCGCGAACCCAGTGCAGGGCGATTCCCTCTGGCTGGTGGTCACCTACGCCACGAATTTTGCCAACCGCTTTGTGGCCGCGTCCGCGGGTGGGGGTGAGCACAGCTATTACTGGAATACAAACAGCATCAACCCTTATTTCCAAAGCCTGGCCACGGCCGGTTTTGGCGCTGAGCTGCTCTTCGGCCTGGCCGGGAATTTCGTGCTCAATGCCCCGGATCTGCAATTGGCGGATCTGGAGCTGGAGGGCGTGCTGCAGCCCAGGCAAATGGTGGGGCCAAGCTTCACCATCTTCAATCATTCCGACCTCCCCATCAGCGACGCCGTGGTCCTGATCAACTACTCATCGCCCTTGGCGGGATTCGCCTTTGCGGATTCCCTGCTGGTTGTGGATCCCATCCCGCCGCGCTCGGAGTATGCTTTCAACGCCCAAAGCCCCAATTTCGCCGATCACCAGTTCATCCTGCCGGACCAGCCTCTGCAGCTGAAACTGCGGGCAACCCTCAGCAGCGCCCAGGCGGTTGGCGAGCCCACTGCGAACAACAGCAGCGTGATCCACCGTTTCAGCCTGGCCGAGGCCTATCCTGTCTGGCTGGTGGAAAATTTCCTGCGCAACGGCAGTTCCGCCCAGATCACCACCATCCAGGATCCCTACGCTTTTCCGGACGTTCATGTCCTGAACTATTTTCCCATCCTCAGCGATTCCCTGGCCAATGTGGCCGCGCAGATCAGATTCAACTGGTACAGCTTCAACTCCCTGCCCCGCACGGCCGTGAACGGAGATCTGCGCCTGAACGGGTTTTCGCCCGCTTACGGCACGCAGTATGAGCAGCATTGCCTGACCGCCCAGGACCTGAAAAGCTTCGTTTCGTCCTCGAACTGCCGTTTCGAGCACATCGCCCAGAACGATCTGCTCAGCGCCGAACTGACCTTGTCCAACGCCAACACCCTGCTCTACAATTCCGCCACCGAATATAACCTGATCAACTCCTCCCGCCTGAGTGTGGGGCTCTTCAAAAAAGTTTTTTTCGACGGCGCGGAACGCTTCGTCATCGACCGCTGGATCACGCACGGCGCCCCGCTGAACGGCCCTCTGGGCGCGGGCGAGGAGATAAGGCTGAACTTCAACCTGTCGCTAAGCGACCTTTCCCTGGCCGAGCTGGCCCAAAACTACCGCCTCTATTACTGGCTGCAGCTTGCGGGCGGCGGCAGGATCCTCTATTCCGCCTACAGCGATATCGTGGATGTAGTTGCCGCGCAGGACGAGGTCCAGCCAGTTCCGGAACTACGGATCAGCCCCAACCCGCTCCGGGGCGGCGGCTGTTTGCGGATCTGCCTGGACAAGGGGCAAAAACTGGGCCCGCTGCAGATCTACAACCTCCGCGGACAGAAGATCATGGACCTGGAGGCAGGCCAGCCGGAGATCACTTTGGCCGCCAGCGAATTTCCCGCTTCCGGGATCTATCTGCTTCGCGTTCAGATCGCCCTGCCCCGTGGCGGGACCACCACGGTTTTCAAAAAAATAAACATCATAAAGTGA
- a CDS encoding bifunctional riboflavin kinase/FAD synthetase, translated as MRNSVLSIGNFDGLHLGHRKLIGELIAVALQLQLKSVVITYDNHPAEVLQRRLHPRLLLPPLQKARLLQELGVDEVALLHFDEELARVSAEDFLQGQIIGRFAPAAMVLGYDSQFGHQRRGDYAFLQEHQARYGYQLHFVEPLQHGNRVVSSTLIREMLTLGDLAEANRLLGAPYTLFGEVAGGSALGRDLGFPTANLRLEDARQLLPQAGVYLSRVRLGEDSFFGLTNIGFSPTLKHSGNVVVETHILDFDRQIYGVPLAVELLQYFREEKMFSGINALREAMLHDLQRARELIAKGKL; from the coding sequence ATGCGAAACAGTGTTTTAAGCATAGGCAATTTCGACGGCCTGCATCTGGGCCATCGCAAACTCATTGGCGAACTCATCGCTGTGGCGCTGCAGCTCCAGCTAAAAAGCGTGGTCATCACCTACGACAACCATCCCGCCGAGGTTCTTCAGCGCCGCTTGCATCCCCGCCTGCTGCTGCCTCCGTTGCAGAAGGCAAGACTGCTGCAGGAACTGGGGGTCGATGAAGTAGCGCTGCTCCATTTTGATGAGGAGCTGGCCCGCGTTTCCGCGGAAGACTTTCTGCAGGGGCAGATCATTGGCCGTTTCGCACCCGCGGCCATGGTGCTGGGTTACGATTCCCAGTTCGGTCACCAGCGGCGGGGCGACTACGCCTTTTTGCAGGAACACCAGGCCCGTTACGGCTACCAGCTTCATTTTGTGGAGCCGCTGCAGCACGGCAACCGGGTGGTGAGCAGCACCCTGATCCGGGAAATGCTCACTCTGGGCGATCTGGCGGAGGCCAACCGGCTGCTTGGCGCGCCCTACACCCTGTTTGGCGAAGTAGCGGGCGGTTCCGCCCTGGGCCGCGACCTGGGATTTCCCACTGCCAACCTGCGTTTGGAGGACGCCCGGCAATTGCTGCCCCAAGCCGGGGTTTACCTCAGCCGGGTGCGTCTGGGCGAAGACAGTTTTTTTGGATTGACAAATATCGGCTTCAGCCCAACGTTGAAACACAGCGGAAATGTTGTTGTGGAGACCCATATTCTGGATTTTGACCGGCAGATCTACGGCGTTCCGCTGGCCGTGGAACTGCTGCAGTATTTCAGGGAGGAAAAGATGTTCAGCGGAATCAACGCTTTGCGCGAGGCCATGCTGCATGATCTGCAGCGGGCGCGGGAACTGATCGCGAAGGGGAAGCTGTGA
- the truB gene encoding tRNA pseudouridine(55) synthase TruB → MPEPSGFLLIDKPAGCSSFDMVRRLRKITGIRKIGHTGTLDPFATGLLICALGPATRLCKYLEAEDKSYSATLRLGSQTNTGDTEGEFVRLDGPVPDQVDEACLLQQVTRLRELRPPQHSALKVNGRPAYAYARQGELLELAPRPVMISEFKVLSYSPPDLRYVCRVSKGTYIRSLSEYLAGCLNTVGHTVALRREAIGAVGLDEAWQLDALTPENFQSAFHPPRQLFTGFEFFQPQAAELAALRNGQAFGSEGADAERILLLDSSDAILGVARRASNLVQPVINLV, encoded by the coding sequence ATGCCTGAACCAAGCGGATTCCTGCTGATCGACAAGCCCGCGGGCTGCAGCTCCTTCGATATGGTGCGCAGGCTGCGAAAAATCACTGGGATCAGGAAGATTGGCCACACCGGCACCCTCGATCCCTTTGCCACCGGACTGCTGATCTGCGCGCTCGGGCCTGCCACCCGGCTGTGCAAATATCTGGAGGCGGAGGATAAAAGCTACAGCGCCACCCTGCGCTTGGGCAGCCAGACCAATACCGGCGACACCGAGGGCGAGTTTGTGCGCTTGGATGGCCCGGTTCCGGACCAGGTGGATGAGGCTTGCCTTCTGCAGCAGGTGACCCGGCTGCGGGAACTGCGTCCTCCTCAGCATTCAGCCCTGAAAGTGAACGGCCGCCCGGCCTATGCCTACGCCCGCCAGGGTGAGCTGTTGGAACTTGCCCCGCGCCCTGTAATGATCAGCGAATTCAAGGTCTTGAGCTACTCTCCTCCCGATCTGCGCTATGTTTGCCGTGTTTCCAAGGGCACCTACATCCGCAGCTTAAGCGAATACCTCGCCGGCTGCCTGAACACGGTGGGACACACTGTTGCCCTGCGGCGTGAGGCCATCGGCGCGGTGGGGCTGGATGAAGCCTGGCAACTTGACGCGCTGACCCCCGAGAATTTCCAGTCCGCTTTCCATCCGCCCCGGCAGCTGTTCACGGGCTTTGAGTTTTTCCAGCCACAGGCAGCCGAATTGGCCGCGCTGAGAAACGGCCAGGCTTTTGGCAGCGAAGGCGCGGACGCGGAACGCATCCTGCTTCTGGACTCTAGCGACGCCATCCTCGGTGTGGCCAGACGGGCTTCAAACCTCGTCCAGCCCGTGATCAACCTTGTGTAA
- a CDS encoding bifunctional oligoribonuclease/PAP phosphatase NrnA, whose translation MKNTQELHDKLLAELLPGRTVGIMSHVEPDGDGFAASLALQKILKARGLSSEIVVDPDSHLERFAFLMEGAAVLTHEEGMSYDLLIVLDCNSYSRVAQREALIRSSRHVILIDHHVPENGVIKTDFSFVDTSAVSAGAIIHRALQSEIAALPEDVRIAVANCIYVTIINDTNNFINANTDAEVFRIASELGELGISPAKLYKQYFLNHEALEMRYIGEVLSTIELHNGDRVLYMYSTLDMQTRNKLTADSIMNITRWVQGVRDIDIVAYLREEKPGEYKLSLRSPRFDVNSVASSYGGGGHVSASGANLRGDLDTLKADILNKLDRTLRDLPANA comes from the coding sequence ATGAAAAACACACAGGAACTGCACGATAAACTTCTGGCCGAACTGCTTCCGGGCCGGACGGTGGGCATCATGTCCCACGTGGAACCCGACGGTGACGGCTTCGCGGCCAGCCTGGCCCTGCAAAAGATTCTTAAGGCCCGGGGCCTGTCCAGCGAGATTGTCGTGGACCCGGATTCGCATCTGGAACGCTTTGCCTTCCTGATGGAGGGAGCAGCGGTGCTCACCCACGAAGAGGGCATGAGCTACGATCTGCTGATCGTGCTGGATTGCAACAGCTACAGCCGGGTGGCCCAGCGTGAAGCCCTGATCCGGTCTTCCCGCCACGTGATCCTGATCGATCATCACGTTCCGGAAAACGGCGTCATCAAAACCGATTTCAGCTTTGTGGACACCTCCGCCGTTTCGGCCGGGGCCATCATCCACAGGGCCCTGCAGAGCGAGATAGCCGCTTTGCCGGAGGACGTGAGGATCGCCGTGGCCAACTGCATCTATGTGACCATCATCAACGACACCAACAATTTCATCAATGCCAACACCGACGCCGAGGTCTTCCGCATCGCCTCGGAGCTTGGCGAACTGGGCATTTCGCCGGCAAAGCTGTACAAGCAGTATTTCCTCAATCACGAAGCCCTGGAGATGCGCTACATCGGTGAAGTGCTCTCCACCATCGAGCTGCACAACGGAGACCGCGTTCTCTACATGTATTCCACCCTGGACATGCAGACCCGCAACAAGCTCACGGCCGATTCCATCATGAACATCACCCGCTGGGTGCAGGGCGTTCGGGACATCGACATCGTGGCCTACCTGAGGGAAGAAAAGCCCGGCGAGTACAAGCTCAGCCTGCGCTCGCCCAGATTCGACGTGAATTCGGTGGCCTCCTCCTACGGCGGAGGCGGCCATGTAAGCGCTTCCGGGGCCAACCTGCGCGGCGATCTGGACACGCTCAAGGCCGATATTCTGAACAAGCTGGACCGAACTTTGCGCGATCTCCCGGCGAATGCCTGA
- the rbfA gene encoding 30S ribosome-binding factor RbfA, whose product MKSHRIPRLQEELKKLFNIALSQKLRDPALDWVTITDVVISKDLRYAKLYFSHYNNPATHASIREHLIKTSGFLKKQIAGAHIMRTIPELTFFYDETEDRAEAVDVLLASLKDRYGDEDDDYDPDIDLDDYLDEDDVYDVDEDEELYNEFIEEEEEEEDEDK is encoded by the coding sequence ATGAAATCGCACCGCATACCCCGTTTGCAGGAAGAGCTCAAAAAGCTCTTCAACATCGCCCTCAGCCAGAAACTGCGGGATCCCGCGCTGGATTGGGTGACGATCACGGACGTGGTCATTTCCAAGGACCTTAGATACGCCAAGCTCTATTTTTCGCATTACAACAACCCCGCCACCCACGCCAGCATCAGGGAACACCTGATCAAAACGTCGGGGTTCCTCAAAAAACAAATCGCAGGAGCACACATCATGAGAACCATTCCCGAACTGACCTTCTTCTATGACGAGACCGAGGACCGGGCCGAGGCGGTTGACGTCTTGCTGGCCTCGCTCAAAGACAGGTACGGTGACGAAGATGACGATTATGACCCGGATATCGACCTGGACGACTATCTGGACGAAGACGACGTTTACGACGTGGACGAAGACGAAGAGCTCTACAACGAGTTCATCGAGGAAGAGGAAGAGGAAGAAGACGAGGACAAATAG